In one window of Poriferisphaera corsica DNA:
- a CDS encoding glycosyltransferase family 4 protein, translating into MKICLFTPNFYPEVGGAERDVDLLAIELGKRGHEVVVLAGKSKGEMPEFSYEVIQYLRPPKQNMWPEVLVWPLLKAHRRHRFDVVLSFYAYPNGYAANLFRRLSGVPVLTTPRGGDLYPNYHGLKKMRVSGVIKRGYEGADAIVSISDWLTGRLHEVMDKPWPRIETVYNGIDLDELDRMRELVKEHEPEFLEEIGGRKFILHLARVAAVKRPELAVRGVSKMREMFEKEGLVYLMVGDGGAFESTKRLIDELGVGDLVKMLGTRVGLDKAWLYENAEFFVSTSREEGFGNVTIEAMSHGLPMLGSRIGPHEELIERYGWGRIFESGSVDDFCEKLGEMCYADLDAMSEIAMSTREQFVFEKMVDGYEQVLFDVVEGAKGNRSVERRALEIK; encoded by the coding sequence ATGAAGATATGCTTGTTTACACCGAATTTTTATCCAGAGGTAGGTGGCGCGGAACGAGATGTAGATTTATTGGCGATTGAATTGGGGAAGCGTGGACATGAGGTTGTGGTGTTGGCTGGGAAGTCAAAGGGGGAGATGCCTGAGTTTAGTTATGAGGTGATACAGTACTTAAGGCCACCGAAGCAGAATATGTGGCCGGAGGTATTGGTGTGGCCGCTATTGAAGGCTCATCGCCGTCATCGATTTGATGTAGTTTTGTCATTCTATGCATACCCGAATGGATATGCTGCGAATCTGTTTCGGCGATTAAGCGGTGTACCTGTGCTAACGACTCCACGAGGGGGGGATCTGTATCCAAATTATCATGGTTTGAAGAAGATGCGCGTTAGTGGTGTGATTAAGCGTGGGTATGAGGGCGCGGATGCGATTGTGTCGATCTCGGATTGGTTAACGGGGCGGCTGCATGAGGTGATGGACAAGCCGTGGCCTCGGATTGAGACGGTGTATAACGGGATTGATTTGGATGAGTTGGATCGGATGAGGGAGTTGGTGAAGGAACACGAGCCTGAATTTTTAGAGGAGATTGGTGGGCGGAAATTTATTTTGCATTTAGCGCGGGTTGCTGCGGTGAAGCGGCCCGAGTTGGCGGTACGAGGTGTCAGTAAAATGCGCGAGATGTTTGAGAAGGAAGGTCTTGTGTATTTGATGGTAGGGGATGGCGGGGCGTTTGAATCGACTAAGCGATTGATAGATGAACTGGGGGTAGGCGACTTGGTGAAGATGCTGGGAACAAGGGTTGGTTTGGATAAAGCGTGGTTATATGAGAATGCTGAGTTTTTTGTATCGACATCCCGAGAAGAGGGATTTGGTAATGTGACGATTGAAGCGATGTCGCATGGCTTGCCAATGTTGGGATCGAGGATTGGGCCGCATGAGGAGCTGATAGAGCGGTATGGCTGGGGGAGGATATTTGAGTCGGGGAGCGTCGATGATTTTTGTGAGAAATTGGGTGAGATGTGTTATGCGGATCTAGATGCGATGAGTGAGATTGCAATGAGTACACGTGAACAGTTCGTGTTTGAAAAAATGGTTGATGGGTATGAACAGGTGCTTTTTGATGTCGTTGAAGGGGCGAAGGGCAATCGTTCTGTCGAGAGACGTGCGCTTGAGATTAAATAA
- a CDS encoding ADP-ribosylglycohydrolase family protein, with protein MSYLGAPDMKKQLEEIIHWYELRQDQGGGLGVDELMGELDGVMAHVRDQFQEMEICSRLSSQEPDDLEAIKLLRPEGDRRLVARLADIADFDDRLMGAMMGRFAGCTLGAAVELLEIDRMKGLAEIGGDEWPPMDYWQYVTNGDVLRYTKNRFIDYTRDRMCGVPVDDDIAYTLMGLMVVERFGPCFGTADVVAMWDELIPIAYTAEERALENYRAGVDVEKIGEVNNPYVEWIGAWIRSDGWGYMSAGWPEVAAEMAYRDAVVSHRRNGVYGEMMFSAAIAAAFTLDCPLRAIEIGLQEIPAKSRFADAIRWALSVADDVTDYQDARDRVEAQFKDMNIVHAINNACLVVFGIALGGLDITKAISQTVAMGMDNDCTAATVGSLIGAVVGKDGIPAHWTEPFGDTIQSYFNGIESFSIKDVHARFMTQAEKVWAYHQSS; from the coding sequence ATGAGTTATTTGGGTGCGCCTGACATGAAGAAGCAGCTTGAAGAGATCATTCATTGGTATGAATTACGGCAGGATCAGGGAGGTGGATTGGGTGTAGATGAATTGATGGGTGAACTTGACGGGGTGATGGCTCATGTGAGGGATCAATTTCAGGAAATGGAGATCTGTAGCAGGTTATCTTCACAAGAGCCGGATGATCTGGAAGCGATTAAGTTGCTGCGGCCGGAAGGAGACCGAAGGTTGGTTGCACGGTTGGCTGATATTGCGGATTTCGATGATCGATTGATGGGGGCAATGATGGGTCGTTTTGCGGGTTGTACGTTGGGTGCTGCGGTTGAGCTGCTAGAGATTGATCGAATGAAAGGGTTGGCGGAGATTGGTGGTGATGAATGGCCGCCGATGGATTATTGGCAGTATGTGACGAATGGTGATGTGTTGCGATATACGAAAAACCGTTTTATTGATTACACAAGAGATCGCATGTGCGGTGTGCCTGTAGATGATGATATTGCCTATACATTGATGGGATTGATGGTTGTTGAACGTTTTGGTCCGTGCTTTGGTACTGCAGATGTTGTGGCGATGTGGGATGAGTTAATTCCCATTGCGTACACGGCTGAGGAACGGGCCCTTGAGAATTACCGAGCGGGTGTTGATGTTGAGAAGATTGGTGAAGTGAATAATCCGTATGTTGAATGGATTGGTGCATGGATTAGGTCAGATGGATGGGGGTATATGTCGGCGGGGTGGCCGGAGGTTGCGGCTGAGATGGCGTACCGTGATGCAGTGGTTAGTCATAGGCGGAATGGTGTGTATGGTGAGATGATGTTTAGTGCTGCTATTGCTGCAGCATTTACGTTGGACTGCCCATTGAGAGCGATTGAGATAGGGTTGCAGGAGATACCGGCGAAAAGTCGATTTGCAGATGCGATTCGATGGGCATTAAGTGTTGCGGATGATGTGACGGATTATCAAGATGCACGAGATCGTGTTGAGGCGCAATTTAAGGATATGAATATTGTCCATGCGATTAACAATGCGTGTTTGGTTGTATTTGGAATTGCTTTAGGTGGATTGGATATTACGAAAGCGATTAGCCAGACGGTAGCGATGGGTATGGATAATGATTGTACTGCGGCGACAGTGGGGAGTTTGATTGGTGCGGTTGTCGGTAAGGATGGGATACCGGCGCATTGGACTGAGCCATTTGGCGATACAATTCAGAGTTATTTTAATGGGATTGAAAGTTTCAGTATCAAAGATGTTCATGCGCGGTTTATGACTCAAGCCGAAAAAGTGTGGGCATATCATCAGTCGTCTTGA
- a CDS encoding family 20 glycosylhydrolase has translation MLFKRFMILFMTLALTICGQLSAQETTNDTPWEFTLNGKGLAIRYDGIPITWKSSLYVVKPGWTGLIYNQGSRPFQVTQTTNEQGRPVYTAVDQDPNYRSTYTITKVDNETLRVQYDGVMLTDRPGEIECNLGYFNANLFANRPYKAFTTKGYKTGHVPIFPKTNNQVENDLAQHFKTLTFDTRLGKLTLDIKTDRQVRFFDARLDPQEWAKPVPLFWCGIGVPARPISHDNPLNVVMTIKITPNKKNVAPTKELTITPALTKIKNARTFPEKQLLVVPQPKSIETAAGTISLNDKLNIAISQPQGETRLEPAAKRILKTYNTISLNPAVITNSSDNTTIIRISNDALSADYTTDFDRNAHWFKNEEGQQVTIDNSGITIIAPSARGAFYGLHTLRQIITRDADGNAYAQKLTVKDFPTMKRRGAHWFPSLKGVPFHEKLIERVMAGNKMNYAVIQVDHATWNSFPDLADKKNAVLNEDLKGLVKLCRENFIEPIPLLNVPGHGQWMFQNGQNKDIVEDPTTPYAYCTKNPKSYEFIQTLMEEVIEVFQPKTFHLGHDEVTMRGQFPNPDCKFCGNETDEEAASRLVANHLTKLTDWLKDRNIKTMIWGDMMLHKGTDDNFEALARTAEAAKYMRDHLPKEVVVADWHYNDKGQYPSLKQFRDMGNKVIACTWFKPMNVYLFTNAAKEAGIDGIMQTTWCGYYPTEYTMERDFYQFTAFILAAEYSWSDRTEKPTELPYLAADIYNTVYSPRDLRPQDGLLVDLRKAQTVNKTKWTNFAPGWNVASLPGGENKLEGITFNTSGSKAVVIGNSLMSPKESLTKLTIKLDNVKAKQLAVLNGSLWALARDTTITKVIYNYADGSANSQSLITEVNSGGLMQTLEMRKAVKAWKHITPQKREMHLWLTEVTNPEPDKAISSITFVPGSRMSGWYLAALTILQ, from the coding sequence ATGCTTTTCAAACGCTTCATGATCCTATTCATGACGCTCGCACTGACGATCTGCGGGCAACTTTCCGCTCAAGAAACCACCAATGACACACCGTGGGAATTTACCCTCAACGGCAAGGGCCTCGCCATCCGTTACGATGGCATCCCCATCACATGGAAATCCAGCCTCTACGTCGTCAAACCCGGCTGGACCGGCCTGATCTACAATCAAGGATCACGACCATTCCAAGTCACTCAAACAACCAACGAGCAAGGCCGACCCGTCTACACTGCCGTTGATCAAGATCCTAACTACCGCTCAACTTACACCATCACCAAAGTCGACAACGAAACACTCCGTGTTCAATACGACGGCGTCATGCTCACCGATCGCCCCGGCGAAATTGAATGCAACCTCGGTTACTTCAACGCCAACCTTTTCGCGAACCGCCCCTACAAAGCCTTCACCACCAAAGGCTACAAAACAGGCCACGTCCCCATCTTTCCCAAAACAAACAATCAGGTTGAGAACGATCTCGCTCAACATTTCAAAACCCTCACCTTCGACACACGCCTTGGCAAGCTCACACTCGACATCAAAACCGACCGTCAAGTGCGCTTCTTCGATGCGCGTCTTGATCCTCAGGAATGGGCCAAGCCCGTCCCACTCTTCTGGTGCGGCATCGGCGTTCCCGCTCGCCCCATCAGCCACGACAATCCACTCAATGTGGTCATGACCATCAAGATCACCCCCAACAAAAAGAACGTCGCTCCCACCAAAGAACTCACCATCACCCCTGCCCTCACAAAAATCAAAAACGCACGTACTTTCCCTGAAAAACAGCTTCTCGTTGTCCCACAACCAAAATCGATCGAAACCGCCGCAGGCACGATCTCGCTCAACGACAAACTCAATATCGCTATCTCACAGCCTCAAGGCGAAACCCGCCTCGAACCTGCCGCAAAGCGCATCCTCAAAACATACAACACAATTAGCCTCAACCCCGCCGTTATCACCAACTCTTCCGACAACACCACAATCATACGCATCAGCAATGATGCTCTAAGCGCTGATTACACAACAGACTTCGATCGTAATGCTCACTGGTTCAAGAACGAAGAAGGCCAGCAAGTCACCATCGACAACTCAGGCATCACTATCATCGCCCCATCAGCCCGCGGCGCCTTCTACGGCCTCCACACGCTCCGCCAAATCATCACACGCGACGCAGACGGCAACGCCTACGCTCAAAAACTCACCGTCAAAGACTTCCCAACCATGAAACGCCGTGGCGCACACTGGTTCCCATCTCTCAAGGGTGTCCCATTCCACGAAAAACTTATCGAACGCGTCATGGCCGGCAACAAGATGAACTATGCTGTCATCCAAGTCGACCACGCCACATGGAATTCATTCCCCGATCTCGCTGACAAGAAAAACGCTGTCCTCAACGAGGATCTCAAAGGTCTCGTAAAGCTCTGCCGTGAAAACTTTATCGAGCCTATCCCCCTACTCAACGTGCCCGGCCACGGTCAGTGGATGTTCCAGAACGGTCAAAACAAAGACATCGTCGAAGACCCCACCACTCCATACGCTTACTGCACCAAAAACCCCAAATCATACGAGTTCATTCAAACACTCATGGAAGAAGTCATCGAAGTCTTCCAGCCCAAAACCTTCCACCTCGGGCACGATGAAGTCACCATGCGTGGCCAATTCCCCAACCCCGACTGCAAATTCTGTGGCAATGAAACAGACGAAGAAGCAGCTTCTCGTCTCGTCGCAAACCATCTCACTAAACTCACCGATTGGCTCAAAGATCGCAACATCAAAACCATGATCTGGGGCGACATGATGCTCCACAAAGGCACCGACGACAACTTCGAAGCTCTCGCTCGTACCGCAGAAGCCGCCAAGTACATGCGTGATCATCTCCCCAAGGAAGTGGTCGTTGCCGATTGGCACTACAACGACAAAGGCCAATACCCCTCACTCAAGCAATTCCGTGATATGGGTAACAAAGTCATCGCATGCACATGGTTCAAACCCATGAACGTCTACCTCTTCACCAACGCTGCAAAAGAAGCCGGTATCGACGGCATCATGCAAACCACTTGGTGTGGTTACTACCCCACTGAATACACGATGGAGCGTGACTTCTATCAGTTCACTGCCTTCATCCTCGCAGCCGAATACAGTTGGTCTGACCGTACTGAAAAACCAACCGAACTCCCATACCTCGCTGCCGACATCTACAACACCGTCTACTCACCACGCGACCTACGCCCTCAAGACGGCCTGCTCGTTGATCTCCGCAAAGCTCAAACAGTCAACAAAACCAAATGGACCAACTTCGCCCCCGGCTGGAACGTCGCGTCTCTCCCCGGCGGTGAAAACAAGCTCGAAGGCATCACCTTCAATACCTCAGGCTCCAAAGCTGTCGTCATCGGCAACTCTCTCATGTCCCCCAAAGAATCACTCACCAAACTCACGATCAAACTCGACAACGTCAAAGCCAAGCAACTCGCCGTCCTCAATGGTTCACTCTGGGCTCTCGCTCGCGACACCACAATCACCAAAGTCATCTACAACTACGCAGACGGTTCAGCCAACTCCCAATCACTCATCACTGAAGTCAACTCCGGCGGCCTCATGCAGACCCTCGAAATGCGTAAAGCCGTCAAAGCTTGGAAACACATCACCCCACAAAAACGTGAAATGCACCTTTGGCTAACCGAAGTCACCAACCCTGAACCCGACAAGGCGATCTCATCCATCACCTTCGTCCCAGGCTCACGTATGTCCGGCTGGTACCTCGCAGCACTCACAATCCTCCAATAA
- a CDS encoding HD family phosphohydrolase: MANGKSSTARRREVRRNIGKQKSSFSRWAEMIDRKDLFWASIFIIIMTLLGGFITIQSVEHPNYEVGQLITRPIVTRVSFEAENKEQTEAARQAARNQSLNIYTPNIAYLDKLSNQFNKLIQYAQNDQKIADIPQAERIINGQEIPITDETIQTLRKEYVNNNSEISQNWYNDIDNFLRRFFGSVPIIRPNRYQAELGSIRLQNLPGPNGRLPSANDERNTRTFFDLSNQQLIQEELRELVSRFDKNIQPILISYILADNEPNYLINHQLSADRKNAAAAAIPPISDPYDANLVLVPAGQILTDKQISLIKQEQAAFLGTYPRDELDSFTPQQLEAINNRITTITVTRLGIYGMFFLITTCIWIYIYTYNRRIVTNPMRGIALTTILITCQFVAVFTTHLWPNSLYFTATFPVILATIIVSIVYDQRFALAMGSALTAAIMLSLNLAISVGLIIFAGIGICAAMLPSVSTRSTIVKVGTIAGVVMAAATIIVGLATQPLYLSGEYTAIFIASAYALTSGMIVGMCVQGSLPFIETVFHVTTAMTLRELNDASKPLLQRLAQEAPGTYQHSLRIADMAEAAAEAIHADPLLCRVGAMYHDIGKINKPMYFIENQGGGPNRHAKLSPAMSLLIIVGHVKDGIEMAREYALPKPLRHFIESHHGTTLVEYFYHAAKKQSEAEDEVAPSEFEFRYPGPKPQTKEAAILLLCDGLEAAARTLPEPTPVRLEQLVSNIANKRLMDSQFSECNLTLSELNKIEQAIVKTLCAIYHARIKYPTDKPQQETTDDAANTSQARTGSA, translated from the coding sequence ATGGCCAACGGTAAATCATCAACTGCTCGCAGGCGAGAAGTACGTCGTAATATTGGCAAGCAGAAATCTAGTTTTTCTAGATGGGCTGAAATGATCGACCGCAAAGATTTATTCTGGGCCTCAATCTTCATCATCATCATGACGCTTCTTGGCGGTTTCATTACCATTCAATCTGTCGAGCATCCCAATTACGAAGTCGGCCAACTCATCACTCGCCCCATTGTCACACGCGTTTCCTTTGAAGCCGAGAACAAAGAGCAAACCGAAGCCGCAAGACAAGCCGCCCGCAATCAATCTCTCAACATCTACACCCCAAACATCGCCTATCTAGACAAGCTAAGCAACCAATTCAACAAGCTCATTCAGTACGCACAAAACGATCAAAAAATAGCGGACATCCCTCAAGCTGAGCGTATCATCAATGGGCAGGAAATACCCATCACTGACGAAACGATACAGACCCTCAGAAAAGAGTATGTCAACAATAACAGTGAGATTAGCCAAAACTGGTACAACGATATCGATAACTTCCTAAGACGATTCTTTGGAAGTGTTCCGATTATTCGTCCCAATCGCTATCAGGCGGAGCTCGGCTCAATTCGGCTTCAAAATCTACCCGGCCCAAACGGCCGATTGCCTTCCGCTAATGACGAACGCAATACACGTACATTCTTTGATCTGTCTAACCAGCAGCTCATTCAAGAAGAACTCCGTGAACTCGTCTCTCGTTTCGACAAGAATATCCAACCCATTCTCATCTCATACATACTTGCCGACAATGAGCCGAACTACTTAATCAATCATCAACTCTCTGCCGATCGCAAGAACGCTGCTGCCGCCGCAATTCCACCTATTAGTGATCCTTACGACGCTAATCTCGTGCTGGTGCCTGCAGGCCAAATCCTGACCGACAAGCAAATATCGCTTATCAAACAAGAGCAAGCAGCCTTCCTCGGCACATACCCTCGAGATGAACTCGATTCCTTCACACCTCAGCAACTTGAAGCTATCAACAACCGCATAACCACCATCACCGTTACACGGCTTGGTATATACGGCATGTTTTTCCTCATCACGACTTGCATCTGGATTTACATCTATACCTACAACCGCCGCATAGTAACCAACCCAATGCGAGGCATCGCACTAACAACCATCCTCATCACATGCCAATTCGTTGCTGTCTTCACCACCCACCTATGGCCTAATAGCCTCTACTTCACAGCAACATTCCCCGTCATCCTCGCCACCATTATCGTCTCAATCGTATACGACCAACGCTTTGCACTCGCAATGGGTTCCGCACTCACCGCAGCCATCATGCTCTCACTCAACCTCGCAATATCAGTAGGTCTCATTATTTTTGCAGGCATCGGCATCTGCGCTGCAATGCTCCCTAGTGTTTCAACACGCTCAACGATCGTCAAAGTTGGTACCATCGCCGGCGTCGTAATGGCTGCCGCTACCATTATTGTTGGCCTCGCCACACAACCGCTTTATCTCAGCGGTGAATATACAGCAATCTTCATCGCATCCGCCTACGCTCTCACGTCCGGCATGATCGTCGGTATGTGCGTACAAGGCTCATTACCATTCATTGAGACTGTGTTCCACGTAACCACTGCCATGACACTTCGAGAACTCAATGATGCGTCCAAGCCGCTCCTCCAGCGTCTTGCCCAAGAAGCACCCGGAACATACCAACACTCACTACGCATCGCCGATATGGCCGAAGCCGCAGCAGAAGCAATCCATGCTGATCCCCTGCTCTGCCGTGTAGGTGCCATGTACCACGACATAGGCAAAATCAATAAGCCCATGTATTTCATTGAGAACCAAGGTGGTGGCCCCAACCGTCACGCCAAACTCTCGCCCGCCATGTCACTCCTCATCATCGTCGGACACGTCAAAGATGGCATCGAAATGGCTCGCGAATATGCACTCCCAAAACCATTGCGCCACTTCATAGAATCTCACCACGGCACAACACTCGTTGAGTACTTCTACCACGCGGCGAAAAAGCAATCGGAAGCTGAAGACGAAGTCGCCCCTTCCGAATTCGAATTCCGTTACCCTGGCCCAAAACCACAAACCAAAGAAGCAGCCATCCTACTTCTTTGCGATGGTCTTGAAGCAGCTGCTCGCACACTTCCAGAGCCGACTCCCGTTCGCCTCGAACAACTGGTTTCCAATATCGCAAACAAACGTCTCATGGATAGCCAATTCTCCGAATGTAACCTTACCCTCTCTGAACTCAATAAGATCGAGCAGGCCATCGTCAAGACCCTCTGTGCTATCTATCATGCACGCATCAAATACCCAACCGACAAGCCGCAGCAAGAAACAACAGATGACGCCGCCAACACATCACAAGCCAGAACGGGCTCCGCATAA
- a CDS encoding substrate-binding domain-containing protein → MHQLKLPVQNKNQPLHECVKEAVVEAINEGVFKPGERICSTKELSRQLSVSVVTAHRAMQELVTYGVLDRKQGLGTFVVDKLDQEKRKKRLSKIGLVFHRESMIGDYFHSQIVDGLRQAANLLNAELTMLHFDSEMMGSNDAFVFVNPTANELDYFCSRLDKGTNGVVVAAKGETLKLPAIDVDNVDMAYQAVEHLYQLGHRSIAYVGGTHRLSNNADRYAGFRKACEQFGIEVNDRFMLEANGARLDRNEKISLSTVFASSNRPTAVFAAGYYFVLDVYETAITLGLEIPKDLSVVGVDDPPSAMYLSPTLTTLRQPLVEVGHAALSSLIDMLRNDASVKPNQLLRAELVIRQSSGPPVG, encoded by the coding sequence ATGCATCAGTTGAAATTACCAGTACAAAATAAAAATCAGCCGTTACATGAATGTGTGAAGGAGGCTGTGGTTGAAGCGATCAATGAAGGGGTGTTTAAGCCGGGGGAGAGGATATGTAGTACGAAGGAACTAAGCCGGCAGTTGTCGGTGTCGGTTGTGACGGCTCATCGAGCGATGCAAGAGCTGGTGACGTATGGTGTGTTGGATAGGAAGCAAGGGTTGGGGACATTTGTAGTTGATAAGTTGGATCAAGAAAAGCGGAAGAAGCGGCTGAGCAAGATTGGCTTGGTGTTTCATCGTGAATCAATGATCGGGGATTATTTTCACAGTCAGATCGTTGATGGGCTTCGTCAGGCAGCAAATTTGTTGAATGCTGAACTCACGATGTTGCATTTTGATAGCGAGATGATGGGGAGTAATGATGCGTTTGTGTTTGTAAATCCGACGGCAAATGAACTGGACTATTTTTGTTCTAGGTTGGATAAGGGGACGAATGGTGTTGTGGTGGCGGCGAAGGGGGAGACACTGAAATTACCAGCGATCGATGTGGATAATGTTGATATGGCCTATCAGGCGGTTGAACATCTGTATCAATTAGGGCATCGAAGTATCGCGTATGTGGGTGGTACACATAGGTTGAGTAATAATGCAGATCGTTATGCGGGGTTCCGAAAAGCGTGTGAGCAATTTGGGATTGAGGTTAATGATCGTTTTATGTTGGAAGCTAATGGGGCGAGGTTGGATCGTAATGAGAAGATTTCATTGAGTACGGTGTTTGCTTCGTCAAACAGGCCAACAGCAGTGTTTGCAGCTGGGTATTATTTTGTGCTTGATGTTTATGAAACTGCGATCACGTTGGGATTGGAAATACCAAAAGATTTGTCAGTGGTTGGTGTCGATGATCCGCCTAGTGCGATGTACTTGTCGCCAACGCTGACGACGTTGCGGCAACCTTTGGTTGAGGTTGGGCATGCAGCACTGTCGTCGCTGATTGATATGCTTCGTAATGATGCGAGCGTGAAGCCTAATCAGTTGTTGAGAGCAGAGTTGGTGATTCGGCAATCGTCGGGGCCTCCGGTGGGGTGA
- a CDS encoding PhoH family protein translates to MELNITLPDPTYQIPVMGISDRNLKIIRESLSINITARDNTIRMTGDSEPVGRGAHVLDKLIEAAKHGKPMSREDLLDTIATASRHRHSHATSASEPIAATPSKHHIKRSSSDQLDVYLRGRSIRAATDGQKTYMDAILNHDLTFCVGPAGTGKTYLAVAAAVSMLKHGEVRKLVLVRPAVEAGEKLGFLPGTMQDKVNPYLRPLLDALHDMMEFDHIERFMACDLIEIIPLAFMRGRTLNDALVILDEAQNTTKPQMMMFLTRLGHGSKMIITGDTSQIDLEKPNDSGLIDAIRRLRRVKGVAQVALQPTDIVRHSLVQRIVRAYGQQKPKKSDLNFIEDEDYDNISTDDNFTPNQTDTSQSDFSQ, encoded by the coding sequence CCCTACTTACCAAATTCCAGTGATGGGGATATCTGACCGAAATCTAAAGATCATCCGTGAGTCTTTAAGTATCAATATCACTGCGCGTGATAACACGATTCGCATGACGGGCGATTCTGAGCCCGTTGGCAGAGGAGCCCACGTATTAGATAAGCTCATCGAAGCCGCTAAACATGGCAAGCCCATGTCACGTGAAGACCTACTTGATACGATCGCGACAGCTTCACGTCATCGCCATAGTCACGCCACAAGCGCATCTGAACCGATTGCAGCTACGCCATCCAAGCACCACATCAAACGTTCTTCATCGGATCAATTAGATGTCTACCTTCGTGGCAGGAGCATACGCGCAGCAACCGATGGCCAAAAGACATATATGGATGCCATCCTAAATCATGACCTCACATTCTGTGTTGGCCCCGCAGGAACGGGCAAAACCTACCTCGCTGTTGCCGCTGCTGTCTCCATGCTCAAGCACGGTGAAGTCCGCAAGCTAGTCCTGGTACGACCCGCAGTTGAGGCTGGTGAAAAACTTGGTTTTCTACCCGGCACGATGCAGGACAAAGTCAACCCCTACCTGCGTCCCCTGCTTGATGCACTACATGACATGATGGAATTTGATCACATCGAGCGTTTCATGGCCTGTGATTTGATTGAAATTATCCCACTTGCATTCATGCGCGGCCGCACACTCAATGACGCTTTGGTCATCCTTGATGAAGCACAAAACACGACCAAACCTCAAATGATGATGTTCCTTACCCGTTTAGGTCATGGTTCGAAAATGATCATTACAGGCGATACATCTCAAATCGACCTTGAAAAGCCAAACGATTCGGGCCTCATTGACGCCATTCGCCGCCTAAGACGCGTTAAAGGCGTTGCTCAAGTCGCACTTCAACCCACCGACATCGTTCGCCACTCACTTGTCCAAAGAATTGTTCGTGCTTATGGCCAACAAAAGCCAAAGAAATCGGATCTAAACTTCATTGAGGACGAGGATTACGACAATATCAGCACTGATGATAATTTCACCCCAAATCAGACTGATACTAGCCAAAGTGACTTTTCGCAGTAA
- a CDS encoding prepilin-type N-terminal cleavage/methylation domain-containing protein → MHANQLLRMKNTGRSAFTLIELLVVISIIALLIGILLPALGAARRTAMNIQCKSGMRQFTIAMVAYSVDNDSKFPTEMGIDPNSGATGKFRERFWYSEPVIGSYVPGDVQPLDGNSYGGGIFRCPSDVDDAQRSYSINIFSTSVPDFYKTSYPDVNEETVFTADAKKATSVILFGEAYCPWWNDAGGGGWYSSPFFGHVARTSRFVGIGYSGGRLAGKNVQSIVDYSRHMDIDEFTWKGGSSNWSFVDGHVANYAPEELIETDSPHQSLYEILWYPDEERIESP, encoded by the coding sequence ATGCATGCAAACCAACTTTTAAGAATGAAGAACACCGGTCGTTCTGCATTCACCTTGATCGAACTTCTCGTTGTCATATCTATTATTGCCCTTCTCATCGGCATCCTGCTCCCCGCTCTCGGCGCTGCTCGTAGAACAGCTATGAACATTCAATGTAAGAGCGGCATGCGTCAGTTTACAATCGCAATGGTTGCATACTCTGTAGATAACGACAGTAAATTTCCAACTGAGATGGGTATTGATCCAAATTCAGGCGCTACAGGCAAATTTCGCGAAAGATTTTGGTACAGCGAACCTGTCATCGGCAGCTATGTTCCAGGCGATGTCCAGCCTCTCGACGGCAACTCATACGGCGGCGGCATTTTTAGATGCCCAAGTGATGTTGATGACGCACAACGCTCCTACAGTATCAATATCTTCTCAACATCAGTGCCTGACTTTTACAAAACATCATATCCTGATGTTAATGAAGAAACCGTATTCACCGCTGACGCTAAAAAAGCTACAAGCGTAATTCTTTTCGGTGAAGCATATTGCCCATGGTGGAATGACGCAGGCGGTGGCGGTTGGTACTCCAGCCCATTCTTCGGTCACGTAGCACGGACCAGCCGTTTCGTCGGCATCGGCTACAGCGGTGGTCGTCTCGCGGGCAAAAACGTTCAATCTATCGTAGATTACAGCCGCCACATGGATATCGACGAGTTCACATGGAAAGGTGGCAGCAGTAACTGGTCATTTGTTGATGGCCACGTAGCAAACTACGCACCCGAAGAACTCATCGAAACTGATTCACCTCACCAGAGCCTCTACGAGATCCTTTGGTACCCAGACGAAGAAAGAATCGAAAGCCCATAA